The nucleotide sequence CGTGTTCGGTGTCACAAAATACAGAACTGAGAACCCCCTGTGGGAGCGAGCTTGCTCGCGATGAGGACGCCACATTCAACATTAATGTTGCCTGATACGCCGCTATCGCGAGCAAGCTCGCTCCCACACAGGATCTGTGGGGATCCATTCAATCTTCTTACTGCGCCTTGCAACCCCGGCCAATCAAATCATTGGTGGCAACCCAGTACGCCAGGCCTTCGTCACCGTTGATGTGAAACGCCAGCATGTCGTCGCTGTACAGCGCGCCCGACGCACCCGGCTCCTGCTTCAGGTGGTAAACCTGCTCGGCCCCGCCGAGGCGCACATCGACTGCCGTGCGGGTGCCGTCGGTGTAGCGCCAGAGCACCTTGGCCTCGCTGTCGCAGGTCCAGGTCGTCCAACCCGCCACAGGCTCGGAAGCACTGGATAAACCCAACTGCGCGCAACCGGCCAGCAATGCCAACGCCACAACGGCGATCAAGCCTTTCATCCGTGTTCCTCGACCGACGGCGCATGCCGCCAGCCATGAGTTAAAGGGTCAGACCCGTCAAGGACAACCATGTTCCTTGGCCGGGGTTTGCGTTTCGTATTTGTCCAGACCGTCCGGCCCCGAGCGCTTGTTCAGCACCGGGTTGGTTTCCGCCTGCCAGTCCGCCTGGTAGCAGCCTGGCTCCGGATCGCTGGCGGCCGGTTCCGGCGTCGCTTGCGGGTGACTCCCGCAAGCGGCCAGGGCCGCGGTCAACAACAAAAGCGTCCACGTCTTGACCATAAAAACACTCCCTTGCCTGGTCAATGCAGCCTCAGGCCTTGGCCCGGCTTTCCAGGACTTCTACCGCCGGCAGCACTTTGCCTTCGACGAACTCGAGGAACGCACCGCCGCCGGTGGAAATGTAGGAGATCTGTTCGGCCACACCATATTTGTCGATGGCTGCCAAGGTGTCGCCACCACCAGCGATGGAAAATGCAGCGCTGTCGGCGATGGCCTGGGCCAGGACCTTGGTGCCGTTGCCGAACTGGTCGAACTCGAACACACCGACCGGGCCGTTCCACAGGATAGTCCTAGAGGATTTCAACAATTCGGCAAAGTTGGCCGCCGTCTGTGGGCCGATGTCCAGGATCATGTCGTCGGCAGCCACGTCGGCGATGGCCTTGACGGTAGCAGCCACGCTTTCGGCGAATTCCTTGGCGACCACCACATCCACCGGCAACGGCACGCTGACCTTCGCGGCGATTGCCCGGGCGGTGTCCAGCAGATCCGGCTCATACAGGGACTTGCCGACCGGGTGACCGGCTGCGGCGAGGAAGGTGTTGGCGATGCCGCCGCCGACGATCAACTGGTCGCAGATCTGGCTCAGGCTGTTGAGCACGTCGAGTTTCGTCGAAACCTTGGAGCCGGCGACGATGGCAGCCATCGGCTTGGCCGGCGCACCCAGGGCCTTGCCCAGTGCATCCAGTTCAGCGGCCAACAGCGGACCGGCCGCGGCGACCTTGGCGAACTTCGCCACGCCGTGGGTCGAACCCTCGGCACGGTGGGCGGTGCCGAAAGCGTCCATCACGAACACGTCGCACAGGGCGGCGTATTGCTGGGCCAACTCGTCGGCGTTCTTTTTCTCGCCCTTGTTGAAGCGCACGTTTTCGAACAGCACGACATCACCGGCCTTCACATCGACGCCACCCAGGTAGTCAGCCACCAGCGGCACTTCGCGACCCAGGGCACGGCTCAGGTAGTCGGCCACGGGCTTGAGGCTGTTTTCGGCCGAGAACTCGCCTTCGGTCGGACGGCCCAGGTGGGAGCAGACCATCACGGCCGCACCTTTTTCCAGGGCCAGCTTGATGGTCGGCAGCGAAGCCAGGATACGCGCGTCGCTGGTGACGACACCGTCCT is from Pseudomonas sp. B21-056 and encodes:
- a CDS encoding phosphoglycerate kinase, producing the protein MTVLKMSDLDLQGKRVLIREDLNVPVKDGVVTSDARILASLPTIKLALEKGAAVMVCSHLGRPTEGEFSAENSLKPVADYLSRALGREVPLVADYLGGVDVKAGDVVLFENVRFNKGEKKNADELAQQYAALCDVFVMDAFGTAHRAEGSTHGVAKFAKVAAAGPLLAAELDALGKALGAPAKPMAAIVAGSKVSTKLDVLNSLSQICDQLIVGGGIANTFLAAAGHPVGKSLYEPDLLDTARAIAAKVSVPLPVDVVVAKEFAESVAATVKAIADVAADDMILDIGPQTAANFAELLKSSRTILWNGPVGVFEFDQFGNGTKVLAQAIADSAAFSIAGGGDTLAAIDKYGVAEQISYISTGGGAFLEFVEGKVLPAVEVLESRAKA
- a CDS encoding MliC family protein, producing the protein MKGLIAVVALALLAGCAQLGLSSASEPVAGWTTWTCDSEAKVLWRYTDGTRTAVDVRLGGAEQVYHLKQEPGASGALYSDDMLAFHINGDEGLAYWVATNDLIGRGCKAQ